The Streptococcus viridans genome includes a window with the following:
- the pflA gene encoding pyruvate formate-lyase-activating protein, producing the protein MENETVDYGKVTGMVHSTESFGAVDGPGIRFIVFLQGCQMRCQYCHNPDTWAMETNMSRERTVDDVLEEALRYRGFWGQKGGITVSGGEALLQIDFLIALFTKAQELGIHCTLDTCALPFRNTPRYLEKFDKLMAVTDLVLLDIKEINDERHRFVTSQTNKNILACAKYLSDIGKPVWIRHVLVPGLTDRDDDLIELGKFVKTLKNVDKFEILPYHTMGEFKWRELGIPYKLEGVKPPTKERVQNAKDLMETESYQDYLKRVKG; encoded by the coding sequence ATGGAAAATGAAACAGTTGACTATGGAAAAGTAACAGGAATGGTACACTCTACGGAAAGCTTCGGTGCAGTGGATGGACCAGGGATCCGTTTTATTGTCTTCCTTCAAGGCTGTCAGATGCGATGTCAGTATTGCCATAACCCGGATACTTGGGCTATGGAAACGAACATGTCTAGAGAACGAACAGTGGATGATGTCCTAGAAGAAGCCCTCCGCTATCGTGGATTTTGGGGTCAAAAAGGTGGAATCACTGTCAGTGGGGGAGAAGCTCTCTTGCAGATAGATTTCTTGATTGCCCTCTTCACCAAGGCTCAAGAGTTGGGCATTCACTGTACGCTGGATACTTGTGCTCTACCTTTCCGCAATACTCCTCGCTACCTGGAAAAATTTGACAAACTGATGGCAGTGACCGATTTGGTGCTTCTTGATATCAAGGAAATTAATGATGAACGGCACAGATTTGTAACCAGTCAAACGAATAAGAATATTTTGGCTTGTGCCAAGTATTTGTCTGATATTGGCAAGCCCGTTTGGATTCGCCACGTCTTGGTGCCTGGGCTTACAGACCGAGACGACGACTTGATCGAACTTGGGAAATTCGTCAAAACCCTTAAAAATGTTGATAAGTTTGAAATTCTTCCATACCATACCATGGGTGAGTTCAAATGGCGGGAATTGGGTATTCCGTACAAGTTGGAGGGTGTGAAACCACCGACAAAAGAACGGGTCCAAAATGCTAAGGATTTGATGGAGACTGAAAGTTATCAAGATTACCTGAAACGGGTTAAAGGATAA
- a CDS encoding glycosyl hydrolase family 95 catalytic domain-containing protein, producing the protein MDQRFLEKSCRYSIRKLTVGTASVLLGAIFLGSHQVGADSIVGSQNESNHLEAAPAIESPTDGTGGSKPENPPIAPISEERNSTPDRTVESSHTDGSTSSIEPNKDKETMKVETPVAKQTDYQLTYNQPATPSYDGWEKQALPVGNGEMGAKVFGLIGEERIQYNEKTLWSGGPQPDSTDYNGGNYQDRYKVLAEIRKALEAGDRQKAKQLAEENLVGPNNAQYGRYLSFGDIFMVFNNQKKGLENVTDYYRDLDITQAITTTSYSQDGTTFKRETFSSYPDDVTVTHLSKKGDKTLDFTLWNSLTEDLLANGDYSWEYSNYKQGAVTTDSNGILLKGTVKDNGLQFASYLGIKTDGQVTAQDGYLTVTGASYATLLLSAKTNFAQNPKTNYRKDIDVENTVKSIVEAAKAKDYETLKHDHIEDYQSLFNRVQLNLGGSKSTQTTKEALQTYNPEKGQELEELFFQYGRYLLISSSRDRTDALPANLQGVWNAVDNPPWNADYHLNVNLQMNYWPAYMSNLAETAKPMVNYIDDLRYYGRIAAKEYAGIESKEGQENGWLVHTQATPFGWTTPGWDYYWGWSPAANAWMMQNVYDYYKFTKDETYLKEKIYPMLKETAKFWNSFLHYDQASDRWVSSPSYSPEHGTITIGNTFDQSLVWQLFHDYMEAANHLNIDQDLVTEVKTKFDKLKPLHINQEGRIKEWYEEDSPQFTNEGIENHHRHVSHLVGLFPGTLFSKDQPEYLEAARATLNHRGDGGTGWSKANKINLWARLLDGNRAHRLLAEQLKSSTLENLWDTHAPFQIDGNFGATSGMAEMLLQSHTGYIAPLPALPDAWKDGQISGLVARGNFEVSMKWKEKNLESLAFLSHAGGDLVVDYPDIESSIVKINGKEIKPTLLKGNRIQIATQKGDQITFEKLPEQVTRLSAVRKDAVTAELDFNPVTDATHYVIRRESKDESNDASSVKEFLTNVTHFIDRSIDSLHSYSYTVRAMIGERSRQASEATSIQPVVELMDDRDPRVQYGPAFHNWEDADLFAGTEKYADLTVDSYSDKDATARISFKGRGIEIYGLKSSELGLAEVQIDGKKIGDLDFHTSGETEKSALIGRFTGLPDGDHLLTLTVKKEHLNRGDERSKISIDYFKIYPGQGATVEKMDDRDPRINYGSLFKDWSESGLYQTTEKYATLQNVDPSQYSEAKATIPFTGTGIRIYGLKSSDYGKALVTIDGKEMPSLDFYSSADYEKNVLIGEYTNLSNGDHILTLTVDPNSPDDRKMISLDSFDILKPSTVSLDTPSLAPIKAGDQTITLTLPSGEWDAIALHFPGEKNPVFLKKTDDSHVTLSDGNRVLAIKDQQVELTIPETAHQKQTQIISAYAIRGKTITSPAVSLLPAIVTSLGDQEPPVVTLPEYTEPIGTAGQEAANHSLPEYVLRVLKDQASQVEVISGENEIGSDSHLEIQKVLDQGLFGKTYDAFNLQLKDKEGNPVPVKGSVLVRLPLSKEVKQVYFLTPNQELQPLAFTLREGMIEFIAQELGTYAIVYQSEPEVGTLSPDSYEKVEPIVSGRMVQNGNILVEESTHPTDIRNTLTSVPNSKQDQASQRQLPKTNHEQRSYLLFLAGLSLVLAASFLGKKEQD; encoded by the coding sequence ATGGACCAAAGATTTTTGGAAAAATCCTGCCGTTATAGTATCCGCAAACTAACAGTCGGTACGGCTTCTGTTTTATTAGGAGCCATTTTTCTCGGCTCACATCAGGTAGGTGCTGATAGTATTGTTGGAAGTCAAAACGAAAGTAACCACCTTGAAGCTGCCCCAGCCATAGAGAGCCCGACTGACGGAACTGGAGGATCCAAGCCAGAAAATCCACCTATTGCTCCTATTTCTGAAGAAAGAAACTCAACTCCTGATAGAACTGTTGAAAGTAGTCATACAGACGGTTCGACTAGTTCGATTGAGCCGAATAAAGATAAGGAAACTATGAAAGTTGAGACTCCCGTGGCCAAACAAACTGATTATCAATTGACCTACAATCAACCAGCTACTCCTTCCTATGATGGCTGGGAAAAACAAGCCCTACCAGTCGGAAATGGAGAAATGGGGGCAAAAGTTTTTGGGCTCATCGGTGAAGAAAGAATCCAATACAATGAAAAAACTCTCTGGTCTGGTGGACCGCAACCGGATAGCACCGATTACAATGGGGGGAACTATCAAGACCGCTATAAGGTCTTAGCAGAAATCCGTAAGGCCCTTGAAGCTGGAGACCGCCAAAAAGCGAAACAGTTAGCTGAAGAAAATCTAGTGGGACCAAACAATGCTCAGTATGGTCGTTATTTATCTTTTGGTGATATCTTTATGGTCTTTAACAACCAAAAGAAAGGCTTGGAAAATGTTACCGACTATTATCGTGACTTAGATATTACCCAAGCTATCACGACTACTTCTTATAGCCAAGATGGAACCACTTTTAAACGCGAAACCTTCTCTAGCTATCCTGACGATGTTACTGTAACCCATTTAAGTAAAAAAGGGGATAAGACCCTCGATTTTACCCTTTGGAATAGCTTAACAGAAGATTTACTTGCTAATGGCGATTACTCTTGGGAATATTCGAATTATAAACAAGGGGCGGTTACGACTGATTCGAATGGTATTTTACTTAAGGGAACTGTTAAAGACAATGGTCTACAATTTGCCTCTTATCTTGGAATCAAGACAGACGGACAAGTCACTGCCCAAGATGGCTATTTGACTGTCACTGGAGCTAGCTATGCGACCCTTTTACTCAGTGCCAAGACCAACTTTGCTCAAAATCCAAAAACCAATTATCGCAAGGATATTGACGTGGAAAATACTGTTAAATCTATCGTTGAAGCTGCTAAGGCCAAAGATTATGAAACTCTAAAACATGACCACATCGAGGACTATCAAAGTCTCTTCAACCGTGTTCAACTAAATCTTGGCGGTAGCAAGTCTACTCAAACGACAAAAGAAGCTCTCCAAACCTATAATCCGGAAAAAGGACAAGAACTAGAGGAACTCTTCTTCCAATACGGACGTTACCTCCTCATCAGTTCGTCTCGTGACCGTACTGATGCCCTTCCTGCTAACTTGCAAGGAGTCTGGAATGCTGTAGACAATCCACCTTGGAACGCTGATTACCACCTCAACGTTAACCTTCAGATGAACTACTGGCCTGCCTATATGAGCAATCTCGCAGAAACGGCTAAGCCAATGGTCAATTATATCGATGACCTGCGCTACTATGGCCGTATCGCTGCTAAAGAGTATGCCGGTATCGAGTCCAAAGAAGGCCAAGAAAATGGTTGGCTGGTCCACACCCAAGCTACACCGTTTGGCTGGACCACTCCAGGTTGGGACTATTATTGGGGTTGGTCTCCGGCTGCCAATGCCTGGATGATGCAGAATGTCTATGACTACTACAAATTCACCAAGGATGAGACCTATCTCAAAGAAAAGATTTATCCAATGCTTAAGGAAACTGCTAAGTTCTGGAACTCCTTCCTACACTACGACCAGGCAAGTGACCGTTGGGTGTCTTCTCCATCTTACTCGCCAGAGCATGGAACCATCACAATTGGGAATACCTTTGACCAATCCCTAGTTTGGCAGCTCTTCCACGACTATATGGAAGCAGCCAATCATCTAAATATCGACCAAGACTTGGTTACCGAAGTGAAGACTAAATTTGACAAGCTCAAACCACTTCATATCAACCAAGAGGGCCGAATCAAGGAATGGTACGAAGAAGACAGTCCTCAATTCACTAATGAAGGAATTGAAAACCATCACCGTCACGTTTCCCATCTAGTTGGGCTCTTCCCAGGAACTCTATTTAGCAAGGATCAGCCGGAATACCTGGAGGCTGCACGCGCAACCTTAAACCATCGTGGAGATGGCGGAACTGGTTGGTCCAAGGCCAATAAAATCAACCTCTGGGCTCGTCTACTTGATGGAAATCGTGCCCATCGTTTGTTGGCTGAACAGCTTAAATCTTCAACTCTAGAAAACCTCTGGGATACACACGCGCCTTTCCAAATCGATGGGAACTTTGGTGCAACCAGTGGGATGGCAGAAATGCTCCTTCAATCTCACACAGGCTACATTGCTCCATTACCAGCTCTTCCGGATGCCTGGAAAGATGGGCAAATTTCAGGTCTAGTCGCTCGTGGCAACTTTGAAGTCAGCATGAAATGGAAAGAAAAAAATCTTGAGTCATTAGCTTTCCTTTCCCATGCTGGGGGAGATTTAGTGGTCGATTATCCAGACATCGAATCGAGTATTGTCAAGATTAACGGGAAAGAAATCAAGCCAACTCTTCTGAAGGGCAATCGGATTCAGATTGCCACTCAAAAAGGAGATCAGATTACCTTTGAGAAGTTACCAGAGCAGGTTACTCGCCTATCTGCTGTGAGAAAAGATGCTGTAACAGCTGAACTCGATTTCAATCCGGTTACAGATGCGACCCACTATGTCATCCGTCGAGAAAGCAAAGATGAAAGCAATGACGCTTCTTCTGTCAAGGAATTCCTAACCAATGTCACTCATTTCATCGACCGCTCCATTGATTCTCTTCACAGCTATAGCTATACTGTTAGAGCCATGATTGGGGAGCGCTCAAGGCAAGCATCAGAAGCTACGTCAATCCAGCCAGTTGTCGAATTGATGGACGACAGAGATCCCCGTGTTCAATACGGTCCTGCCTTCCATAACTGGGAGGATGCTGACCTATTTGCAGGAACTGAAAAATACGCTGACCTAACTGTCGATAGCTATTCTGACAAAGATGCTACTGCTCGGATCTCTTTCAAGGGGAGAGGAATTGAAATCTATGGTCTCAAATCATCTGAATTAGGCCTGGCAGAAGTCCAAATCGATGGCAAAAAAATAGGAGACCTAGATTTCCACACATCAGGAGAGACGGAGAAAAGTGCTCTAATCGGTCGTTTTACAGGACTTCCTGATGGAGATCACCTCCTAACTCTAACCGTGAAGAAGGAGCACTTGAACCGAGGGGATGAACGCTCAAAAATTTCCATAGATTACTTTAAAATCTATCCGGGTCAAGGTGCGACTGTTGAAAAGATGGATGACAGAGACCCCCGCATCAACTATGGCTCCTTGTTCAAGGACTGGAGCGAATCAGGCTTATATCAAACGACAGAAAAATACGCGACTCTCCAAAACGTGGATCCATCTCAGTATTCAGAGGCCAAAGCAACCATTCCCTTCACTGGTACAGGTATTCGTATTTACGGCTTAAAATCTTCTGACTATGGAAAAGCCTTAGTCACCATAGATGGAAAAGAAATGCCAAGTTTGGACTTCTACTCAAGTGCTGACTATGAAAAGAATGTGTTGATTGGCGAGTATACAAACTTAAGCAATGGAGATCATATCCTTACCCTGACAGTGGATCCTAACTCTCCTGATGATAGAAAAATGATTTCTCTGGATTCATTTGACATCCTGAAGCCGTCAACAGTATCCCTAGATACTCCAAGCCTGGCCCCAATAAAAGCAGGCGATCAGACGATTACCCTCACACTTCCGTCTGGGGAGTGGGATGCTATTGCCCTTCATTTCCCTGGGGAAAAAAATCCTGTTTTCCTCAAGAAAACCGATGATTCCCACGTCACCCTATCAGATGGAAATCGAGTGTTAGCGATTAAGGACCAGCAAGTTGAATTGACGATCCCAGAAACTGCTCATCAAAAACAAACTCAGATCATCTCAGCCTATGCCATCCGAGGAAAGACCATCACTAGTCCAGCCGTCTCTCTCTTACCTGCTATTGTGACAAGTTTGGGAGACCAAGAACCTCCTGTAGTGACCCTTCCTGAGTACACAGAACCAATCGGCACTGCTGGACAGGAGGCAGCTAACCACTCTCTACCTGAATATGTCCTTCGAGTACTGAAAGACCAAGCAAGCCAGGTAGAGGTCATTAGTGGAGAAAATGAGATTGGTAGTGACAGTCATTTAGAGATTCAAAAGGTCCTTGACCAAGGACTCTTTGGCAAAACCTACGATGCTTTCAACCTTCAACTCAAGGATAAAGAAGGGAATCCAGTTCCAGTCAAAGGAAGTGTACTGGTACGACTTCCACTATCAAAAGAAGTGAAGCAAGTCTATTTCTTGACTCCTAATCAAGAACTCCAACCATTAGCATTTACACTACGAGAGGGCATGATTGAATTCATAGCACAAGAGTTAGGAACCTATGCCATTGTCTACCAGTCGGAACCAGAAGTCGGAACCCTTAGTCCAGATTCCTATGAAAAAGTTGAGCCTATCGTCTCAGGAAGAATGGTTCAAAACGGGAACATCCTAGTTGAAGAATCTACTCATCCAACTGATATCCGAAACACTCTGACTAGTGTTCCCAACTCTAAACAAGACCAGGCTTCGCAAAGACAACTTCCAAAAACAAATCATGAACAACGTTCATACCTACTCTTCTTAGCAGGACTCAGCCTTGTTCTCGCAGCTAGCTTCCTAGGGAAAAAGGAACAGGATTAG
- a CDS encoding ABC transporter ATP-binding protein — MATLLKIEDIHKTFEAGTVNENHVLKGLDLTVEEGDFISVIGGNGAGKSTLMNILAGGLQVDQGDILLEGKSIKQTSVRKRAKDIARVFQDPKMGTASRLTIEENMAIAKKRGARRGLSWGVREKDRAEFKTALKELNIGLEKRLKVDTQYLSGGQRQALTLVMAALVKPKLLLLDEHTAALDPKTSEMVMELTQKIVESHDLTTLMITHDMNHAIAYGNRLIMLYQGKIVVDVKGKEKKNLTVEDLMRLFHQNSGETLVSDELVLG; from the coding sequence ATGGCAACATTGTTAAAAATTGAAGACATCCATAAGACATTCGAAGCAGGCACGGTCAATGAAAACCATGTTCTCAAAGGCTTGGATCTAACAGTAGAAGAAGGGGATTTCATCTCCGTCATCGGAGGAAATGGAGCTGGGAAATCGACATTGATGAATATTCTGGCAGGTGGATTGCAAGTGGATCAAGGAGATATCCTTTTGGAAGGGAAATCCATTAAGCAGACCAGTGTTCGGAAGCGTGCTAAAGATATTGCGCGTGTTTTCCAGGATCCTAAGATGGGGACGGCTTCCCGCTTGACCATTGAAGAAAACATGGCCATTGCTAAAAAACGTGGAGCAAGACGGGGCCTCAGTTGGGGGGTCAGAGAAAAAGACCGTGCGGAATTTAAAACGGCTTTGAAGGAACTCAATATTGGTTTGGAAAAACGCCTCAAAGTGGATACGCAATACTTATCAGGGGGACAACGGCAAGCCCTTACCTTGGTCATGGCTGCCTTGGTCAAACCAAAACTCTTGCTACTGGATGAGCATACCGCGGCGCTCGACCCCAAGACCAGTGAAATGGTCATGGAACTGACGCAAAAGATTGTCGAAAGCCATGATTTGACAACCTTGATGATTACGCATGATATGAACCATGCCATCGCATATGGTAATCGTTTGATCATGCTCTACCAAGGCAAGATTGTAGTCGATGTTAAAGGGAAAGAAAAGAAGAACCTGACAGTTGAAGACTTGATGCGCCTTTTCCATCAGAACAGTGGTGAAACATTGGTGAGTGACGAATTGGTATTAGGATAA
- a CDS encoding ABC transporter permease, with translation MDFVLSSLSEGLLWSIMAIGIFLTFRILDIADMTAEGAFPLGAAVVASQIQAGQNPWLATLFSILAGMLAGLVSGLLHTKMKIPALLTGIVTLTGLYSINIKIMGGVPNLSIGDSSTIFKSVMGLGLSNEAAVFAVSISCLLLVCLILTLLMKTQIGLVLRSTGDNIPMSEANGVNVDTMKIFGYMISNGLVALCGALFAQTDGFSDVTSGTGTIVVGLSAVILAEVLIHDLTIGGRLLSIGVGAIVYRLIILNIYEIPNLDQNLVRLFNAILLALVLFAPEVQKRLKIRGLKLSSN, from the coding sequence ATGGATTTTGTATTATCAAGTTTATCTGAAGGTTTATTGTGGTCGATTATGGCCATTGGTATTTTCTTAACATTCCGCATTTTAGATATAGCGGATATGACAGCAGAAGGGGCTTTTCCGCTTGGGGCTGCAGTCGTTGCGTCCCAAATTCAAGCAGGGCAAAACCCTTGGCTAGCGACCCTCTTTTCGATTTTAGCAGGGATGTTAGCAGGTCTAGTTTCTGGCCTTCTGCATACCAAGATGAAGATCCCCGCCCTCTTAACAGGGATTGTGACTCTGACAGGTCTCTATTCGATCAATATAAAAATCATGGGGGGCGTCCCTAATTTATCCATTGGTGATTCTAGTACCATTTTCAAGTCTGTGATGGGCTTGGGTTTGTCCAATGAGGCAGCTGTCTTTGCTGTTAGTATTTCTTGTTTGTTATTGGTTTGTCTGATTTTAACCCTCTTGATGAAAACCCAGATTGGTTTGGTTCTTCGTTCGACTGGGGACAATATCCCGATGAGTGAGGCCAATGGGGTGAATGTGGATACCATGAAGATTTTCGGTTACATGATTTCCAATGGACTGGTTGCATTGTGTGGGGCTCTTTTCGCTCAGACAGATGGCTTCTCCGACGTGACTTCTGGTACAGGGACCATCGTCGTAGGTCTCAGTGCTGTTATTTTAGCAGAAGTCCTAATCCATGATTTGACCATTGGAGGACGCTTGCTTTCGATTGGAGTGGGGGCAATTGTCTACCGCCTCATTATCCTCAATATCTACGAAATTCCAAACCTAGACCAAAACTTAGTCCGTTTGTTTAACGCCATTCTCTTGGCTTTGGTCTTGTTCGCACCAGAAGTACAGAAACGTCTCAAGATTCGTGGATTAAAATTAAGCAGTAACTAG
- a CDS encoding ABC transporter substrate-binding protein: MKVVKKLLAPVLVVGLLMTSLLTLHHLKTSKHEKIKIGISQYITHKSLDATRKGFVEELAKQGYVDGEEIEIDYQNAQGEQRNLKNISNQLSQESDLVFAIATPSAQSIANTSKRTPVVFSAVTDPLAAKLVKNLDQPGGNVTGTSDQSSDAIATQVDLIQKVLPTAKTVGILYTQSEPNSVVQKDEAKKVLEAKGYRVVEKTILDSNNVKAAADSLMSEVDLVFIPTDNIISSTMETIKQVSLKHKVPVIGGSIEMAQVGGLYTYGTDYTELGRQSARMAIRILKGEKAAELAVEAPKNLELYVNKEMAKKLGIDLSGMNEKK; the protein is encoded by the coding sequence ATGAAAGTTGTAAAGAAGTTACTTGCCCCGGTTCTGGTAGTTGGTCTACTGATGACCTCCCTCTTGACCCTTCATCACTTGAAGACCTCTAAGCATGAAAAGATCAAGATTGGGATTTCCCAGTATATTACCCATAAGTCTTTAGATGCGACTCGTAAAGGCTTTGTGGAAGAGTTAGCCAAACAAGGTTATGTAGATGGAGAAGAGATTGAAATTGATTATCAAAATGCCCAAGGGGAGCAGCGAAATTTGAAAAATATTTCAAATCAGTTGTCACAAGAAAGCGATCTTGTATTTGCCATTGCAACTCCATCAGCACAAAGTATCGCCAATACGAGCAAAAGGACCCCTGTAGTCTTTTCTGCAGTGACAGACCCTCTGGCTGCTAAGTTGGTCAAGAACTTGGATCAGCCTGGTGGCAATGTGACAGGAACGAGTGACCAATCTTCAGATGCCATTGCTACGCAAGTCGACCTGATTCAAAAGGTTTTGCCAACAGCTAAGACAGTCGGGATCCTCTATACGCAAAGTGAGCCCAACTCAGTCGTTCAAAAAGATGAAGCAAAGAAGGTCCTTGAGGCCAAAGGCTACCGTGTCGTAGAGAAGACCATTTTAGACAGTAATAATGTGAAAGCGGCAGCGGACAGTTTGATGTCAGAGGTGGATTTAGTCTTTATTCCAACAGACAACATCATTTCTTCTACAATGGAAACCATTAAACAAGTGTCTTTGAAACATAAGGTTCCAGTTATTGGAGGTTCGATTGAAATGGCCCAAGTAGGAGGGCTCTATACCTATGGGACAGACTACACTGAGTTAGGTCGTCAATCTGCCCGGATGGCGATTCGTATCCTGAAAGGGGAAAAGGCAGCCGAACTGGCAGTGGAGGCCCCTAAGAATCTAGAATTGTATGTTAACAAAGAGATGGCTAAGAAATTAGGAATTGATCTCTCTGGTATGAACGAAAAGAAATAG
- a CDS encoding hemolysin family protein, giving the protein MEDPGSQDLILQFVLLFVLTLLNAFFSATEMSMVSLNRSRVEQKAEEGDKKYIRLLKVLENPNHFLSTIQVGITLITILSGASLANDLGKVIASWMGNTETARAMASFLSLAFLTYISIVFGELYPKRIAMNLKDSLAIRTAPIVILLGKIVSPFVWLLSASTNLVSRLTPMQFDDADEEMSRDEIAYMLAKSETSLDADEIEMLQGVFSLDELMARELMVPRTDAFMVDIQDDTREIIESILKQNFSRIPVYDDDKDNVIGLIHTKRLLNEGFVNGFENIFLRKILQEPLFVPETIFVDDLLKELRNTQNQMAILLDEYGGMAGLVTLEDLLEEIVGEIDDETDKAENDVFEIEPNLYIVQGIVTLNDFNEYFDVKLESDDVDTIAGYYLTGVGRIPGHKERLSFEVDSMKKHLILTNDKVKNGRVTKVKVEVSDLVDEDEQATKGQE; this is encoded by the coding sequence ATGGAAGACCCTGGCAGTCAGGATTTAATACTGCAATTTGTTTTACTATTTGTATTGACCTTATTAAATGCTTTTTTCTCTGCAACTGAGATGTCGATGGTATCGCTGAATCGCTCTCGGGTGGAACAGAAGGCTGAAGAGGGCGATAAAAAATACATTCGCCTCTTAAAGGTATTGGAAAATCCAAACCACTTTTTGTCTACGATTCAAGTCGGCATTACCTTGATTACCATCTTGTCTGGGGCAAGCCTAGCCAATGATCTTGGGAAAGTCATAGCTTCTTGGATGGGAAATACGGAGACAGCGCGTGCGATGGCTAGTTTCCTCTCACTGGCTTTTCTGACTTATATTTCGATTGTATTTGGTGAGTTATATCCGAAGCGTATTGCCATGAATCTAAAAGATAGTTTGGCTATTCGGACGGCTCCAATTGTTATTTTACTAGGGAAAATCGTTAGCCCCTTTGTCTGGCTCTTATCGGCATCAACCAATCTGGTAAGTCGTCTGACACCAATGCAATTCGATGATGCAGACGAAGAGATGTCACGAGATGAGATTGCCTATATGCTGGCTAAGAGTGAAACGAGTCTGGATGCTGACGAGATTGAAATGTTGCAAGGAGTCTTTTCGCTAGATGAGCTGATGGCGCGTGAGCTAATGGTTCCTCGTACGGATGCCTTTATGGTGGATATCCAAGATGATACCAGAGAAATCATCGAAAGTATCTTAAAACAGAACTTTTCTCGTATCCCTGTCTATGATGACGACAAGGACAATGTCATTGGTCTCATCCATACCAAACGCTTGCTTAATGAAGGTTTTGTGAATGGCTTTGAGAACATATTTCTTCGCAAGATTCTTCAGGAACCACTCTTTGTACCGGAAACGATCTTTGTTGATGATCTCCTAAAGGAGCTTCGGAATACACAGAATCAGATGGCCATTTTGCTCGATGAGTATGGAGGAATGGCTGGTCTGGTAACCTTGGAAGATCTTCTTGAGGAAATCGTCGGGGAAATCGATGATGAAACCGATAAGGCTGAGAATGATGTTTTTGAAATTGAGCCTAACCTCTATATTGTTCAGGGGATTGTGACCCTAAATGATTTCAATGAGTATTTCGATGTGAAGTTAGAAAGCGATGATGTGGATACCATTGCAGGCTACTACCTAACTGGGGTTGGTCGCATTCCAGGTCATAAAGAACGCTTAAGTTTTGAAGTAGACAGCATGAAGAAACACTTGATCCTTACAAACGATAAGGTGAAAAATGGTCGTGTTACCAAGGTGAAGGTTGAGGTCAGTGACCTAGTCGATGAAGATGAGCAAGCGACAAAAGGTCAAGAATAA